In one Culex quinquefasciatus strain JHB chromosome 2, VPISU_Cqui_1.0_pri_paternal, whole genome shotgun sequence genomic region, the following are encoded:
- the LOC6038538 gene encoding SET and MYND domain-containing protein 4, which produces MPLDAYDLYSELWRTVVINGQLEQLTAALKGCSTDSEIIRYIRQVVDEHGMLEFIKPKGDGKDESKAIACRKRGNECFHPKVRKYVKAVEHYNESIALAEANSETLAIAYANRSAVCFELQEYEACLENIRLARQNPYPENLLGKLAKREAECQNKLQSNGGAEVSEIREPKLSYKPNPSIPHVSDCLELKEDSQFGRYLVTNRNLSAGDVVIVEKPFSRLLAAQLRYLNCDYCHQDVFLSLIPCESCSFTMFCSKDCRKKANEGYHSVECPIIKDMHFLFTKVILMALRTTTMAISTFGGNLDELRLHIESIDESNLHPFKLDWTGISPQEVYSTIHVLATNQKQRTPGDLTQRAIYAIVMSEVLFGKSQRLNELCGDNESHRDLVRQLIFRHAQTAPVNMHSLMYMDYAPDADEEQFRQESLGCGSFPILSMINHSCAPNLVRVTLSSGCVAALINRPVKKGGQLFDNYGYHHCLDALTDRQSGLRAQYSFKCECEACRKNYPLYFSLKRIELPPNVVHPINNDEFERLREHDMQTALKKMPDYCRFINTFGGQYPCYDVSSVQEALLRCFQVIFATQTRKLKYKDLSSL; this is translated from the exons ATGCCGCTCGACGCGTACGACCTGTACTCGGAGCTGTGGCGCACCGTCGTCATTAACGGCCAGCTGGAGCAGTTGACGGCAGCGCTCAAGGGTTGCAGCACCGACTCGGAGATCATCCGATACATCCGCCAGGTCGTTGACGAGCACGGCATGCTGGAGTTCATCAAACCCAAAGGCGATGGCAAAGACGAAAGCAAAGCGATTGCTTGCCGGAAGCGGGGCAACGAGTGTTTCCACCCCAAGGTGCGAAAGTACGTCAAGGCGGTTGAGCACTACAACGAAAGTATTGCCCTCGCGGAAGCCAACTCGGAAACGCTGGCCATTGCTTACGCGAACCGTTCGGCGGTTTGCTTCGAGCTGCAGGAGTACGAGGCGTGTTTGGAGAACATCCGGCTGGCGCGACAGAATCCTTATCCGGAGAATTTGCTGGGCAAATTGGCGAAGAGGGAAGCCGAATGTCAGAACAAGCTCCAAAGCAACGGCGGAGCGGAGGTCAGCGAGATACGGGAGCCGAAGTTGAGCTACAAACCGAATCCCTCGATTCCGCACGTTTCTGACTGTCTGGAGCTGAAGGAGGACAGCCAATTCGGACGATATCTGGTGACGAACCGCAATCTCAGCGCTGGGGATGTTGTGATAGTAGAGAAGCCGTTTTCGCGACTGCTTGCTGCCCAGCTGCGTTATCTCAACTGTGATTACTGCCATCAGGACGTATTTCTTTCGTTGATTCCGTGCGAAAGCTGCTCGTTTACGATGTTCTGCTCAAAGGATTGTCGTAAGAAAGCCAACGAGGGTTACCACTCCGTCGAGTGTCCCATCATCAAAGATATGCACTTCCTCTTCACGAAAGTAATCCTGATGGCTTTACGAACCACGACGATGGCCATCTCAACGTTCGGTGGTAATCTAGACGAACTACGTCTCCACATCGAGTCCATTGACGAGTCAAACCTGCACCCGTTCAAGCTGGACTGGACCGGAATCTCACCGCAGGAAGTGTACAGCACCATCCACGTGCTAGCGACAAACCAGAAGCAGCGCACCCCAGGTGACCTGACGCAACGTGCAATCTACGCGATCGTGATGAGCGAAGTTCTGTTCGGGAAAAGTCAACGTCTGAACGAACTCTGCGGCGACAACGAATCCCATCGGGATCTGGTGCGACAGCTTATCTTCCGACACGCACAGACCGCTCCGGTCAACATGCATTCGCTGATGTACATGGACTACGCACCGGACGCGGACGAGGAGCAGTTCCGTCAGGAATCTCTGGGTTGTGGATCGTTCCCGATCTTGAGTATGATCAATCATTCGTGCGCGCCGAACCTGGTACGCGTGACGCTGTCTTCCGGGTGTGTCGCAGCGTTGATCAACAGACCGGTCAAGAAGGGCGGCCAGCTGTTTGATAACTATGG CTACCATCACTGTCTGGACGCGCTCACCGATCGGCAGAGTGGACTCCGCGCGCAGTACAGCTTCAAGTGTGAGTGCGAGGCCTGCCGGAAGAACTATCCGCTCTACTTCTCGCTGAAACGCATCGAACTACCCCCGAACGTGGTCCATCCAATCAACAACGACGAATTTGAGCGGCTCAGGGAGCACGACATGCAGACGGCGCTCAAGAAAATGCCCGACTATTGTCGGTTCATCAACACATTTGGCGGCCAATATCCGTGCTACGACGTTAGCTCCGTCCAGGAAGCGCTGTTGCGCTGCTTTCAAGTCATTTTTGCGACGCAAACGCGCAAGCTAAAGTACAAGGACTTGTCATCTCTGTAG
- the LOC6038534 gene encoding myeloid leukemia factor has protein sequence MSLFGMMGDLEDDPIFGHHMRSMRQMNNMMNSLFADPFGMFGGVGGGMESIAGPSLMGPRVGAMMPFMGGPSMSMNRLLNGNGDGTSYCSSSVFSMTSGPNGPQVYQATSSTRSGPGGIKETRKTVQDSRSGTKKMAIGHHIGERAHIIEREQNVRTGEQEERQDYINLDDEEAEEFDREFQTKARSSMSLSGGRRSGAEIMELPSNQPNPPHIRAITNSPHNVTMPGASSSPQHSPASRNRITGGPSVTPRRAIRSPASSPLLALPPTSSASGGHITTSVHPHPYSMAGRKNRAIKGPSSSSAAASTSSPYHNNHQ, from the exons ATGTCTCTGTTCGGAATGATGGGCGATCTCGAGGATGATCCTATTTTCGG ACATCACATGCGTTCGATGCGCCAGATGAATAACATGATGAACTCGCTGTTTGCCGATCCGTTTGGGATGTTTGGCGGCGTTGGTGGCGGGATGGAGAGCATTGCCGGACCGTCGCTGATGGGGCCTCGAGTTGGGGCGATGATGCCGTTTATGGGCGGTCCGAGCATGAGCATGAACCGGCTGTTGAACGGCAACGGGGACGGAACTTCGTACTGCAGCAGCAGCGTTTTTTCGATGACTTCGGGGCCGAACGGACCGCAGGTTTACCAGGCCACGTCCAGCACACGCTCCGGACCGGGTGGCATCAAGGAGACTCGCAAAACCGTTCAGGACAGTCGAAGTGGCACGAAGAAGATGGCCATCGGGCACCACATCGGCGAGCGGGCACACATTATCGAGCGCGAGCAGAACGTGCGCACGGGTGAGCAGGAGGAACGGCAGGACTACATCAACCTGGACGACGAGGAGGCGGAGGAGTTTGACCGCGAGTTCCAAACCAAGGCACGCAGCTCGATGAGCCTGTCCGGGGGACGCCGCTCCGGGGCGGAGATCATGGAGTTGCCGTCGAACCAGCCAAA CCCACCGCACATCCGCGCCATTACAAACTCGCCGCACAACGTGACCATGCCGGGCGCCAGCAGCAGTCCTCAACATTCCCCAGCGAGCCGCAACCGCATCACCGGTGGGCCCTCCGTAACGCCACGTCGCGCCATCCGATCGCCGGCCTCGTCCCCGCTGCTGGCTCTGCCACCgacctccagcgcgtccggtGGCCACATCACGACCAG CGTCCATCCGCACCCGTACAGCATGGCCGGCCGGAAGAACCGTGCCATCAAgggtccgtcgtcgtcgtcggcggctGCGTCGACGTCCTCGCCGTATCACAACAATCACCAGTAG
- the LOC6038537 gene encoding U6 snRNA-associated Sm-like protein LSm8, with product MSGLESYVNNTVSIITADGRNFVGTLKGFDQTVNIILDESHERVYSMTAGIEQVVLGLHIIRGDNVAIIGQLDESVDSKLDFSSIRGMPLEPVVH from the coding sequence ATGTCCGGGCTGGAATCGTACGTGAACAACACGGTATCGATCATCACCGCCGACGGGCGCAATTTCGTCGGAACGTTGAAGGGATTCGACCAAACCGTAAACATCATCCTGGACGAATCGCACGAGCGGGTCTACTCGATGACGGCCGGCATCGAGCAGGTCGTGCTGGGGCTGCACATCATCCGGGGGGACAATGTGGCCATCATCGGGCAGCTGGACGAGAGCGTGGACAGCAAGCTGGACTTTTCCAGCATCCGGGGCATGCCGCTGGAGCCGGTCGTGCACTAA
- the LOC6038533 gene encoding uncharacterized protein LOC6038533 codes for MDSVRHYQHQSDKSEFRFCVLCLAKPGAGESLVEIHSGEGLQRSLETLIRRYFTEEVPRVDAGFVCSVCCRHLDSFHQFYLRIKDIQWNRKMRTSVDERNCSSLEHGLRMEMTIKEEKPDEGFENFGSSAEVEGLNNFLEEQFAQQTDQNGNGPMQNRLLDTIVNEFQASSIHTGGDTGECSNHQYPKRVRREVPATWEENNPRQQELEFLEEELYEYDKPPDEQIQTQHSVTLSPMEELERLRRENEWLKRRNHHLVARLRDVHARNDNLVQINRELTHKLRSVNPNALSKPIPTIQENICPAEVPIKHVQINPTQASPSPSLILPQNEEPPKLISLCSAYSLDNGDVVVCDSIIPARTMEEIDTTERGEKYDLKFVSRLAVALWGHERLAVSSVTGRKSNNNPSSNPMPTIQLEPEKLSFIKEKVYNRAILETNDRLQAMARFEDARINRLLNIKIQNTKRKKTPHSPSNIA; via the exons ATGGATTCCGTAAGACACTACCAGCACCAGTCCGACAAATCCGAGTTTCGATTCTGTGTGCTGTGTCTAGCTAAACCTGGGGCCGGTGAATCGCTCGTCGAAATCCACAGCGGAGAAGGTCTCCAGCGCAGCTTGGAGACCCTGATCCGGCGTTACTTCACCGAGGAAGTTCCCCGGGTTGACGCGGGATTCGTGTGTTCCGTTTGCTGCCGACATCTGGACAGCTTTCATCAGTTTTATCTGCGGATCAAGGACATCCAGTGGAACCGCAAGATGAGGACGTCGGTGGACGAGCGGAATTGCAGTAGCTTGGAGCACGGACTCCGGATGGAGATGACAATCAAGGAGGAGAAGCCGGATGAGGGATTTGAAAACTTTGGAAGTTCTGCGGAAGTTGAGGGattgaacaactttttagagGAGCAGTTTGCCCAACAGACGGATCAAAACGGGAATGGACCGATGCAGAATCGCCTGCTGGACACGATTGTGAACGAGTTTCAAGCCAGCTCGATTCACACTGGCGGTGACACTGGTGAATGCAGCAACCATCAGTACCCGAAGCGGGTTCGAAGAGAAGTTCCTGCCACATGGGAAGAAAACAATCCAAGGCAACAAGAGTTGGAGTTCCTGGAAGAGGAACTATACGAGTACGATAAACCACCTGATGAACAGATCCAGACCCAACATTCGGTAACTCTTTCTCCGATGGAAGAGCTGGAACGGCTACGAAGGGAGAATGAGTGGCTCAAACGCCGAAACCACCATCTCGTAGCTCGGTTGCGGGATGTTCACGCTCGAAACGATAACCTTGTTCAGATCAACCGAGAACTTACGCACAAGCTGCGTTCTGTCAATCCCAATGCATTGAGTAAACCCATTCCAACGATACAAGAAAACATCTGTCCTGCGGAAGTTCCCATCAAGCATGTCCAGATTAATCCGACCCAAGCATCGCCATCACCATCGTTGATCCTACCACAGAACGAGGAACCTccaaaattgatttcactttGCTCCGCTTACTCTCTGGACAACGGTGACGTCGTCGTCTGCGACTCTATCATTCCGGCCCGCACGATGGAGGAGATTGACACGACCGAGCGGGGCGAAAAGTACGACCTCAAGTTTGTGAGCCGGCTGGCGGTGGCGCTGTGGGGCCACGAGCGGCTTGCCGTGAGCAGCGTTACCGGACGGAAATCAAACAACAACCCGAGCAGCAACCCGATGCCGACGATCCAGCTGGAGCCGGAGAAGTTGAGCTTCATCAAGG AAAAGGTATACAACCGAGCGATCCTGGAAACGAACGACCGCCTGCAGGCCATGGCCCGGTTCGAGGACGCGCGCATCAACCGGCTGCTGaacatcaaaattcaaaacaccAAGCGCAAGAAAACTCCGCACTCACCCAGCAACATCGCGTGA
- the LOC6049195 gene encoding enoyl-[acyl-carrier-protein] reductase, mitochondrial — protein sequence MSILLARQTAAAHRGQLQRHMSVVASVLRYAEFGDPAKVIRLEQETVPDPAGGQVLIKTLGAPINPADINTVQGKYPVKPPFPAVGGNECVGEVISVGAQVSGLKVGDRVIPFATGLGTWRSHALYSADSLMKVPEAIGIAEAATLTVNPCTGYRMLKDFVPLKAGDTVIQNGANSACGQAIIQLCRAWDVQCVGIVRDRPEFSKLRDHLKNLGAAEILTEEELRTTKLFKDGIFKKPKLALNCVGGKNALEMSRHLDNHGVMVTYGGMSREPVTVPTAALIFKDLQFSGFWMTRWTKQNAESSKRSEMFQELFGLIEKGALKAPAHEMIAFTDYVRAVSSALDIQGFVGKKFIFKF from the exons ATGTCCATCCTGCTGGCACGCCAGACCGCTGCCGCCCACCGTGGCCAGCTGCAACGCCACATGAGCGTAGTTGCGTCCGTGCTGCGGTACGCCGAGTTTGGCGACCCTGCCAAGGTGATCCGGCTGGAGCAGGAAACGGTGCCGGATCCGGCCGGCGGCCAGGTGCTCATCAAGACGCTGGGCGCGCCCATCAACCCGGCCGACATCAACACCGTTCAGG gtAAATATCCGGTGAAGCCGCCGTTTCCGGCGGTTGGTGGCAATGAGTGCGTTGGTGAGGTGATTTCCGTTGGGGCGCAGGTCAGCGGGTTGAAGGTAGGTGATCGGGTTATTCCGTTTGCGACCGGGCTCGGGACGTGGCGATCGCACGCGCTGTACAGTGCGGATAGTTTGATGAAGGTTCCGGAGGCGATTGGGATTGCCGAGGCGGCAACGCTGACCGTTAATCCGTGCACTGGGTATCGGATGTTGAAGGATTTTGTACCGTTGAAAGCGGGCGATACTGTGATCCAGAATGGGGCCAATTCGGCTTGCGGCCAGGCGATAATTCAGCTGTGTCGCGCTTGGGACGTGCAGTGCGTTGGCATTGTCCGGGATAGGCCGGAGTTTTCAAAGTTGCGGGATCATTTGAAGAATCTGGGTGCGGCGGAGATTCTGACCGAGGAGGAGCTGAGGACTACCAAGTTGTTCAAGGATGGAATCTTCAAAAAGCCAAAGCTGGCGCTGAACTGCGTTGGCGGGAAGAATGCTTTGGAGATGTCCCGCCACCTGGATAATCATGGAGTTATGGTGACGTACGGTGGAATGTCCCGCGAGCCGGTCACCGTGCCGACGGCAGCGCTCATCTTTAAGGATCTGCAGTTCAGTGGGTTCTGGATGACGCGATGGACCAAGCAGAACGCCGAAAGCAGCAAGCGATCCGAGATGTTCCAGGAACTGTTTGGGCTGATCGAGAAGGGAGCGCTGAAGGCGCCGGCACATGAAATGATTGCATTTACCGACTACGTGAGGGCGGTGTCGAGCGCGCTGGACATTCAGGGGTTTGTCGGCAAGAAGtttattttcaagttttaa
- the LOC6038536 gene encoding protein OSCP1 — protein sequence MTITNLFILLNLGSEMLYVIDQRLKAQAIPLDKSAQVLREITEVLLDPKFLHYISTAYQHNMLTVQQTRILLTDIACCSLMRLDVSSMDKLWDLMVMIFKWQMYLTNKSAQALMDLTFRHLDGIGRLIPEMRKQILIDNVKKTLIEMWEPLCEDDQIIVHRRVYKWLKPYTTKISILIRMGLQKQDGEFEPTPHNNIFYNYYINNIGENIYAKTANLQALKSQTDQAENNTLAEQQASNSHEIDTLLEQLNIQHSETDDSDANATNAKNSESIHGGLNDIVIDQNVEPEAKTTSTDELNAEGGSNLAKFMKKIKMDDDELVVKHVEATNPNEELLKMFDQNLEN from the exons ATGACCATTACGAACCTGTTTATTCTGCTAAATCTCGGCAGCGAGATGCTGTACGTGATCGATCAGCGCTTGAAGGCCCAGGCGATTCCGCTGGACAAGTCCGCCCAGG TTCTCCGTGAAATCACCGAGGTGCTTTTGGACCCCAAATTTTTGCACTACATTTCAACGGCTTATCAGCACAACATGCTAACGGTTCAGCAGACGCGCATACTCCTGACGGATATTGCCTGTTGCTCGTTGATGCGTCTCGACGTCAGCTCGATGGATAAGCTGTGGGATCTCATGGTAATGATTTTCAAGTGGCAAATGTATCTCACCAACAAGAGCGCCCAAGCGCTGATGGATCTGACGTTTCGTCACCTGGACGGGATTGGTCGGTTGATCCCGGAAATGAGGAAGCAAATCCTGATCGACAATGTGAAAAAGACGCTGATTGAAATGTGGGAACCGCTGTGTGAGGATGATCAAATAATTGTTCATCGCAGAGTGTACAAGTGGTTAAAACCATACACAACCAAAATTTCCATTCTTATTCGCATGGGATTGCAGAAACAAGACGGAGAATTCGAGCCAACCCCGCACAATAACATATTCTACAATTATTACATAAACAATATCGGTGAGAATATTTACGCCAAAACCGCCAACCTCCAAGCATTGAAAAGCCAAACCGATCAGGCTGAAAACAACACCCTTGCTGAACAACAGGCTAGCAATAGTCACGAAATTGATACGCTTCTTGAGCAGTTGAACATTCAACATTCTGAAACAGACGATTCGGACGCAAATGCTACGAATGCTAAAAATTCGGAATCTATTCACGGAGGACTGAACGATATCGTTATCGATCAAAACGTGGAACCGGAAGCCAAAACTACAAGTACTGATGAGCTGAACGCTGAGGGTGGAAGTAATCTGGCAAAGTTTATGAAGAAAATAAAGATGGACGATGATGAGCTTGTGGTGAAACATGTCGAGGCTACTAATCCCAATGAAGAGCTGCTCAAAATGTTCgatcaaaatttggaaaattga
- the LOC6038540 gene encoding SET and MYND domain-containing protein DDB_G0273589, which yields MVQDAYNLYMELWEKIDERGIKKRVARHLKACRSSSEIIAYVRSLLDQFRLLDLTGLPGDGKNDAEAIACRKRGNGLVNPRIARYVSAIRFYNKSIALAEANSAALAEAYGNRSAVCFALKEYQAALDNIRLARENPYPENLMHLVDKREQDCRQLLSEVGEQGELKDELAAKVELSHEPNPKIPQIANCLELKHEDQYGRCIVTNRNLKVGDVVIIEKPHSTVLDEELRYLHCDYCNQEAFLSLIPCKQCSITMFCSNACYQSALDSYHRLECPVTKDIRLLFPNVMVLAFRTLAKTITSFNNNLDELKLFTECVEQTSPSPFDYDWTTIGAKDVYATIHSMSTLQGKHTAIDLLQHAVYAIVMSELLFGKTLLGELCGTNEAHRDFIRVLALHLCHIAPVNFRTQDYMDYTPKGREQFGAKNHFTASYPIMSLMNHSCAPNVDRIDMPSSRAIVVIRPIKKGGQLFDNYGMHYCFAKRDERQTELMDLYYFECKCEACVRNYTIYRLLPTKLRGGSFASVMSPEIDEKLTRHDKRAAAAVLPACYKFLEKLDHLYPCLELSAMQLSVQRCFQMLYSLESGKEKYKDICLI from the exons ATGGTGCAGGACGCTTACAACCTGTACATGGAACTGTGGGAGAAGATCGACGAGAGAGGCATCAAGAAACGGGTCGCGCGCCACTTGAAGGCCTGTCGCTCGAGCAGCGAAATAATCGCGTACGTGCGCAGCTTGCTGGACCAGTTCCGTTTGCTGGATTTGACCGGCCTGCCTGGCGACGGCAAAAACGATGCCGAGGCGATCGCTTGCCGGAAGCGGGGCAACGGGCTGGTGAATCCGCGGATCGCGCGATACGTCAGCGCCATCCGGTTCTACAACAAGAGCATTGCTTTGGCCGAGGCCAACTCGGCGGCCCTGGCGGAAGCGTATGGCAACCGGTCGGCGGTTTGTTTCGCGCTTAAGGAGTACCAAGCCGCGCTGGACAACATTCGGTTGGCGCGGGAGAATCCGTACCCGGAGAACCTGATGCATTTGGTGGACAAGCGCGAGCAGGACTGTCGGCAGTTGCTGAGCGAGGTTGGTGAACAGGGCGAGTTGAAGGACGAATTAGCGGCAAAGGTTGAGTTGAGCCACGAACCCAATCCGAAAATTCCGCAAATTGCCAATTGCCTGGAGCTGAAGCACGAGGACCAGTACGGACGATGCATTGTGACGAACCGCAACTTGAAGGTAGGAGATGTTGTCATCATTGAGAAACCTCACTCGACCGTGTTGGATGAAGAGCTACGCTATTTGCATTGTGACTATTGTAACCAGGAAGCATTCTTGAGCTTGATTCCGTGCAAGCAGTGTTCGATCACGATGTTTTGCTCAAACGCTTGCTACCAGAGCGCACTGGATAGCTACCACCGCCTGGAGTGTCCGGTCACCAAGGACATACGCTTGCTTTTCCCGAATGTCATGGTTTTGGCTTTTCGAACTTTGGCGAAGACGATTACAAGTTTCAACAACAATCTGGACGAACTGAAGCTGTTTACGGAATGCGTGGAGCAAACAAGTCCGAGCCCGTTCGACTATGACTGGACCACGATTGGCGCCAAGGATGTGTACGCGACAATCCATTCCATGTCAACTCTACAGGGTAAGCACACTGCTATAGATCTGCTTCAGCACGCGGTTTATGCCATCGTCATGAGCGAGCTGTTGTTTGGCAAGACCTTGCTGGGCGAACTGTGCGGAACTAACGAAGCCCATCGGGACTTTATCCGTGTACTCGCCCTTCACCTGTGTCATATTGCTCCGGTTAACTTTCGGACCCAGGACTACATGGATTACACACCGAAAGGGAGGGAACAATTCGGCGCCAAGAACCACTTCACCGCATCGTACCCCATCATGAGCCTGATGAACCACTCCTGTGCCCCGAACGTGGACCGAATCGATATGCCAAGTTCACGGGCAATCGTCGTGATTCGACCCATCAAGAAGGGTGGCCAGCTGTTCGATAACTATGG CATGCACTACTGCTTCGCCAAGCGCGACGAGCGTCAGACCGAACTGATGGATCTGTACTACTTCGAGTGCAAGTGCGAAGCTTGCGTGCGGAATTACACCATCTACCGATTGCTGCCCACCAAACTACGGGGCGGGAGCTTCGCCAGCGTGATGTCGCCGGAGATCGACGAAAAGCTGACTCGACACGACAAACGGGCCGCTGCGGCTGTGCTGCCGGCGTGTTACAAGTTTCTGGAAAAGCTGGACCACCTGTACCCGTGCCTGGAGCTGAGCGCAATGCAGCTTTCCGTTCAGCGATGCTTTCAGATGCTGTACAGCTTGGAGTCGGGCAAAGAAAAGTACAAGGACATTTGCCTGATTTAG